A window of Streptomyces broussonetiae genomic DNA:
CATGACGATGGTCACCGGCTCACGCCGCGGCGAGATGTGCGCTCTGCGCTGGTCAGACATCAACCTCGACCGCCTCGAACTCTTCGTGAAGCACTCCAACAACGGTCGCAGAATCAAGGACACCAAGACACGGGAGGTGGCCGGCCTGCGTCCGAGGCTCACTCGGTGGTGTCGCCCGGCTCGATCTCCTTGGGCTGGTCGCTGGGGAGCAGGCGGTTGACCATCGTCTGATTTGCCTGCATGTTGAGGGCCTTCATGGCGGCTGCCGCGTTGAGACGGTCCTTGGCGTCTGGGTCACTGACTCGGTTGATGAAGGTCGTCGCAGTTTCAAGTTGGTGGTCAGCGTCGATCTTGTCCTCGATGCGCTGTGCCTGCTCGGTTACGTGAGCCCTGGCACGTCGCGCGTGGACCGCCAGCGCTCCACCGCCGACCGTAATCAACGCGCCCGTCAGGCTCGTCACGAGCGGCACGTAACCGTGGCTGGGGCTCCCGGCGTGCAGTAGCGCCAGGACCGCCCCGACCAGGATGACCGCCGCGCCACCAGTCATGAACCACACGCTCAAGCGGAACGTCCACTCGGCCTGCTTCAGCGAGTGGTTGAGAAACTCGAAGTGGAACTTCTGTCGCTGCTCGGCCAGGCTCGGCTTGTCCGGCGCAGGTTGGGGCGCGGCGTCGCGGTAGTACCCCCCGATGAAGACGTTGTTGACCTCGCCCGCCGACTGCACCACCTGCTGTCTCAGTGCGGCGAGTTCCCTCTCCCGTGCTTCGGCGCGCGCCTTCTGTTGGAGTTGACTCAGTACGTCACGCAACGATGCTTTCGCTGCGGGGTTGTTCTCGGCATCGACCAGACTCGCCGCTAGGTTGAGTAGGTCCGGTTCGAGCACCCGAGGGGGCTCCTTCTTGTCGGGGTCGTCAGGGGTGTTGCCATCGTCTGTCGTCGTCGCCATCCCCGGCCTCCCCCGCTCCGCACCAACTGACGCGCGCGCCAACTCGCTTCAGCGTAGCGCCGGTCGGTGACATCGGCCCCAGCTCCCGCGTGAGCATCGCCTTGTCTAGTCGGCACACCCGTCCCGGGCTCCCGCGGGGTCTCCGGCGGCCTCTCGTGGGCTGGACGGGGTCCGGTCGGAGATCCCCGGAAGAGGCCCCGGAACGGCTCTCGTGCCCATCGCCCCGCTAACCCGCTTGTAGTCCGCCAGAGTTGGAACGGAGAGGGGGACAGTTCCCCATCACCTACGGTCATTGGCGAGCCTGAGCCCGGCCGTCCCAGGCCAGCGGTCCGCATTGCGGCTGCGTGTCGCTTCAGTACCGGGTCCTAAAAGGGAGAACGGCTAACCGACGGCTCCGGCCAGGCCACCCTTGAGCCCCATACGTCGGTGGGCCTCAGCAAGATCACACGTATGTCACGTGGTGATCGGCTGAGGTCCGTCCCCGCCCGATCACCGGAAAGGTAATCGGGCCGTGAAACTCCCTCTCGGCGTCAAGGTGCTGATCGTCGTCATCTGCGCCTTGGTCTCCATCATCGTCGTCCTGGTGGGCGGGTTCCTGAGCCACACCCCAGGCGGGCGCAAAGCGGCGGCCGCCCTATTCGGGGGCGGCGTCTTCGGCGGCTGCATGATCTTGTGCATGACCGTACTGTCCGCGCTCGGCGTGTTGTGAACGTGCGGAAGCCCCGGAGGTGCAGCCGACACCCCGGGGCTTCGAATTTGCGCTATACCCTTGAGAGTTGGTCCGCTTACCGAGCTACAGCTCACATGCACGGTTCAAATCCGGCAGTTGCTATCATCGCGGTCATCTTCATATTGTGGGACTTTTTTGACCTGCCTGAACGCATCAGGGAATACCGCAAGAAGTCAAATAAAAGAAGAGCGAATTCAAGCAAGAAGAGAAGGACGGTGGTCGTCATGAATAGATTGAAATTGTTCATGTCGGCCGCGAGTGTAGCCAACGCAGTGGCACATGTAGCTGAAGCCCGGCAAACGGCACAACAGAAAGAGGGTCCACCGAACGCGGTGGGCCCTTCTTTATTTTCATGTGGCCAAATGCTTCAACGGGGGTTCAAGGCTCGCCTGGCCGCGTTGATGACGTTGTGGGCGTCGCCCCCGTACACGGCGGACTCGCGCAGGGTCTTCCAGACCTTCGAGTAAAGGGCGATGTTGTCGGCGTCGTCCAGCCACAGTTCCGCGTGCCAGTCCTCCGCGACGACGAGGCGGTCATCCAGGACCCAGAAACCGTTGGCGGGCACGATCTTCACGGAAGCGGTGAACGGGATGATGCCCAGCTCGACCGTGTCCATCCCGATCACACCGGTCAGCCGGTCGAGCTGGGCGGCGAGTACCGAGGGAGGGCAGATCAGTGACCGCAGCGCGGCCTCCCACATCAGAACGTGGAGCTTACGGCCGGACCGGTACAGCCACTCCTGGCGTTGTACCCGGGCGCGTACGGCATCCTCGATGTCGCTGGCCGACCCCAGCAGCTCCGCATAGCGCCGGATGACGTGGCTCGCGTACTCGGGGGTCTGCATCAGTCCGGCGACCACCGACTCTTCCCACACCCACATCTCTGAGGTGCGCTCGATCTCCTTGGTCAGGCTCTCGTGCAGGGGCTTGAAGCCGTTCGCCAGGGCTCGTCGCCACGACCTGATGTGACTTTCGAAGCCGGCAAGCCTCGCAGCAAGTTCGGGGTATACGTCCGGCTGCTCGGTCGCGGCGGCCCACGCCCTCAGATCTTCGGGGGTGGCGGTCTGCTTGCCGTTCTCCAGCTTGCTGACCTTGGAACCCGGCCAGCCGAGCCGCTCGGCGAGCTGCTGACCGGTGAGCCGACCGCCAGGGCACGAGAACCGGAGTTCGCGGAGCCGCGCCCCCAACGCTGCCCGTGCCTGCTGGTAGTCAGTGCTCACCGGGCACGCACGCTAGTCGGCCTGGGTCACCTGCGCGGCGAACTGGTCGTACGGCACGGCGTGGTGCATGGCCGCGTCCCGTGCGATGCAGTACCGCACGACCTCTGCCGGTTCGGTGATCAGTTCGATGTTGAGCAGGTTGTCGGCATCGTCGAAGTGCAGCAGGGCGACGATGCGCGAGTCGAAGATCCAGAAGTCCTCTGCGGGCAGACCTGAATGGTCCGCGTCCTCGCGCCACAGATAGCGGATGTCCTCGCCGACGGCCGCGTTGTGCCGGGCGTAGTCGAGCAGGAACAGCTGTTCCGTGGTGGGTGGCTTGTCGGCGATGCGGACCCGGCCGACCCGCTTCCCAGCGTCCGTCTGTGCCTTGATGTTGATGAACCAGGGCTCGTCCGGGTCGCAGGTGGAAGTACCCGTGTCCAGGAACGCCTGGTAATCGGGGTCCTGCCGGTCGGAGGCGTAGCCGCGCCGCGTCTCCAGGCGCCAGGCAGTGTGTTCGAACGTCTCGAACAGGCGCCGGAAGGTCGCCCGGTCGACCAGTTCGGGCACCGGCTCCATCTCCTTCGGTCCCCAGTTCACGAGCAGGTCGCGTGGCACGACCACGGCGGCCTCGTCCGGGGGGGCGTTGATCCAATCAGCATGGACGGGGCCCCAGCTCGGCACTACGGGATGAGGCAGGGTGCAGGAGAAAACACCAGCAATCTGAGCTACCCGTCGAGCAAACGCGAGAAAACAGCATATCGCCAGCCAACTCCGCACTTCTAGCGTCCGGTTCATGGCTACGAAGCAGAAGCGGGACGTCGACCCGTACGCGGCGGTGGAAGCCCTGAGAGCGGCTCTGGACGACGCCGGAATCGTCCTCCCCTCCCTGCGAGTCGCCCCGGCGTCACCCGCGCTGAAGCTCGTTGAACTGGGCCGCGTACGGGCCGACGTGGCCGACCGTCTCGCCCAGGCACTCCGGCGAGAGGGCCGTGAATGATGGCCGAGGAGCAGCAGCCAGAGGGCGCCCTGGTCGTCGACGCCGAGACCAACAAGCTGGGGTACGTCATGGGCCACGAAGGCCCATACGTACAGCTACGCCCCGTGACCGGCGGACGCGAGTGGAACGCCGACCCTGTTCGCGTCCGCTCCGCAACCGAGGCCGAGCGCCTTCAGGCGATGCGCGAGCGCACCCGCGCCATGAACTCGTTCAGCAGCGGGGGGAACTTCCGATGAGCGCCACGGCCAGGTGCGCTGAATGACCGCCGTTCAGCCCGAGCGGACTGCCCCCAAGCCCCGTGCGGGTCGGCGCGGCTTCGACCCGGGCCAGCCATCCCTACTCGAAGCCCTCCACCAGATCTCGAACCTGTGCGGTGTGTGTGCCGGTCACCGCGAGGTCTGGTGTCCCGACTGCTGGGGGTTCGAGGGTTGCATCACGTGCCGCCGAACGGGCAAAAGTCCGGTGTCCGGAGTGCGCCGGTGGCCATCTCCTCCCTTTGTGCTGGTGACGGCCCCCGCACAGGTTGTCCGGCTTCCGTCGCCCCCGTCCCTCCTATGAATCACGCAGCCGGGGGCGGCCACGTTTCAGCAGCTCAACGCCCAATTACCTTGTTCCGGAGCATAGTTCAGCGATGGTGCGATATGCTCGCGTACATGCCCTGGAGAGTATTGAACTCACCTGGGGCACCAAGCAAGATCGCCTTGTCGTTCTTAGCGGCGTTCGCACTTTCGCGTGCGACTCGCTTTGAGCACCAAGCAAGATCGCTTTTCCGTTCTTGGCGGCGTCCGCACTTTCGCGTGCGAACTAGTCAGTGGGCGGGCTACTGAGCGGGCTATGCCTACGTCTTGAGGCGGAGAGAGGCCCACTCACCGACGTTGGCCTGCCGTAGCGGTGTGGGATCTTTGCTTGCCAACTGGCGCCTAATTTTGATCACCGAAGTATAGATCCACGGTAGGGCTTGGCCCTGCCGACTGAGATCCCGGCGATACGTCGGACGCAGGGCTTCTCAGTTCGAGCCACAGCAGCGTTGTGGCCGAGCTGAGGAACGCCCTGTGCATGGCCCTCAGCTCGGTCACCTGATCCGAAAGGTACCGAGAAGTTGGACGGGGTTGTGACTCTCGCCATCCTTGCCATCGCCGGATTGATCTCCATTGGCCTCTTCGCCTTGAAGGGCGTGCTGGACCAGCTCCCGGACGTGATCGACTCAGCCCGGATCCACCGGCTTGATGCCGGTGGATGGTTCACCCAGAAACGAAGAAGTGCCTTGCGACCTGCGATGATGGGGTTTCTCTAGGACCACATCAGGCACGATCGACAAGGCACTTCCGAGATGCAGTCTTCCCATGCCGCGGCGGCGGTCTCATCCGCGTTCGATGATCCGAACCTGATGGTGTACGGCGGGCTGGAGCCGGTGGTGCGGCTGGCCGAGCGGTGTGGTCTGCCCGCGCTGGTCGGGGAAACGGACCCTAGTACGGCTGAAGGGGTTGGACTATCCGTTGTGTGCTTCGAGCTCGGTCGCCAGCGTCTGTTGGGTGGCCGCCCACGACGCCAAGAGCGCCAAATTGTCAGCGGTCGGTGTGCCCGCGGGTGCGGTGTAGATGTTGAGGTACAGGCCGGGTTCGGCGGGCAGTTCCAGGGACTCGACGTCCAAGTCGAGCTGGCCCACGGCCGGATGGTGCATACGCTTACGGCCGGACCGGTGCAGCCGCACGTCCTGAGATGCCCACCGCTGCCGAAATAGCTCACTGCACGTTGACAGTTCGCCGACCAGGGCGATCAGCTCCTCGTCGTGCGGATTGCGGCCGGCTTCCATGCGCAGCTTCGCAGCCACGGCACCGGCGACTTGGTCGTAGTCAACAAAAAAATCTCTGGCCGCCTCGGGCTTCAGATAGACGAACCGCGCTGTGTTCGCAGGCCGTCGCGAATCGGCCAGCACCGGCGAATACAGCGCGCGAGCGAGTTGATTCATGGCGAGCACGTCATAACGGCCGTTACCGATCCAGGCCGGCGCATCGGAGATCGCGTCGAGCACCTGCTGCAGCGTCGAGCGCACCGCCACGGCAGGCATGCGCTGGCGTGGGCTGCGGGGCGCCCTCGATTGGCGCGCGAGGTGGAACAGGTGGTCGCGCTCGGCCTCGTCGAGTTGCAGGGCAGAGGCCAACGCGTCGAGCACTCCGTCGGAGGCACCGGCGAGGCTGCCGCGCTCCATGCGCACGTAGTAGTCGACCGATACCCCCGCGAGCAGCGCGACCTCCTCGCGGCGCAGACCTTTGACCCGGCGGTTGCCGCCGTAAGCGGGCAGGCCCGCCTGCTCGGGTGCGATGCGGGCGCGACGCGAGCTGAGAAACTCCCGGATCTCGGTGCGTGGATCCATCGTGGCCATCTCCGTACCATAGGCCCGTTCGCCGTACTAGTCAGTGGCCCATGACGGGGGGAGTACCCGTTGCAGTCGTCGCGGTGCCGCCATCTACCGGGATGATGGCGCCCGTGAGGTAGGACCCAGCCCGGCTGGCGAGAAACACAGCGGCACCCGCCATGTCGTCGTCGCGGCCGAGCCGGCGCAGTGGGGCCGCCGCCGCGATCTTGTCGCCGATGGCATCGAGCGTGGCCCCCATCATCTGCGACGGGAAGACTCCCGGTGCTACCGCGTTCACCGTGACGTGCTGTGGACCCAGCTCCCGGGCAAGCACTCTGGTGAGCTGATGGAGAGCCGCTTTGCTGCTGGCGTACGAGTAGGTGGGCGCCTGGGCGACGTGAATGGCGGCGATACTGCCGATGTTGATGATCCGTGCCGGATCATCGGCGGTTCCCGCCCTGCGAAGTGCGGGAAGCAGTGCCTGCACCAGCCAGAACGGCGACTTGAGGTTGAGGTCGAGCACTGCATCCCAGGCCTCGTCCGGGAACGTCTCCAGCGGCTCGCTACGCATCGCTCCCGCGTTGTTGACGAGGATGTCCAGGCGTTCCGAGTCGGCCATGACGAGATCAGCGAGGCGCTGGCACTCGTCGTGCCTGGACAGGTCGGCGGGAATTGCCTGGACGTCGCCGAATTCGGATAGCAGCTGCTGTGCCTCCGCGCACGTGTCCGCATTACGTGAGCTGATGACGACGCGGGCGCCCGCCTGGAGAAGGCCGCGCGCAATCATCATCCCAATGCCCTTGGTGCCGCCAGTGACAAGTGCGTACTTCCCACTCAGATCGAAAAGTTCCGCGTGAGTGGTGAATTGATTGTCCGTCATTGGTATCCGTTCCTTCTGTCGTGTCAGAATGCGCCGACACGGTCACGCATTCGGGGCAGCAGCTGAATTGAGCTGACGGAGGTAAATCTGCAGTGCGTGTCCATGAAGTGCTGTCGGCGCTTTCGACTCACGCCAGGCTGACAGGCGTTGTGCACATCTGGGAGGCCCTGGTGATACAGGTACTGTCAGAACCCCCCTTTCCTGGTGCGCTGAGCCCGGATCACCCCGGCTTGATGCCGGCGGATGGTTCACCCAGAAACGAAGAAGTGCCTTGCGACCTGCGATAATGGGGTTTTTCTAGGACCACATCAGGCACGATCGACAAGGCACTTCCGAGATGCGATCTTCCCATGCCGCGGCGGCGGTCTCATCCGCGTTCGATGACCCGAACCTGATCGCGTACGGCGGGCTGGAGCCGGTGGTGCGGCTGGCCGAGCGGTGCGGTCTGCCCAAGCTGGCCGGCGAGCACGTCCGGCTGCCCGCCTCGAAGGACGGCACCGGCGCCTTCCCAGCGGCGAAACTGATGTCGCTGGTGGGCGGCATGGCCGCGGGCGCCGACAGCATCGACGACATGGACCGGCTGCGGCACGGCGCGATGGGCCGCCTGTTCACCGGTGTGCGGGCCCCGTCCACGCTGGGGTCGTTCCTGCGCTCCTTCACCCACGGGCATGTGAAGCAAGTGCACGCCGTGGCCCGCCGGTTCCTGCACGAACTGGCCCGTCACACCCCGCTGCTGCCCGGCGCGGACCAGGCCGCATACGTGGACATCGACGACACCATCCGCCGCACCCACGGCTACGCCAAACAGGGCGCCGGCTACGGATACAGCAAGGTCAAGGGCCTGAATGCACTGCTCGGCGTCGTCTCCACACCCCTGTCCGCCCCCGTGATCGCTGCCACCAGGCTGCGTAAGGGACCCGCGAACTCGGCGCGCGGGGCGGCAGCGTTCGTCGCTGAGACCATCCGCACCGCACGCGCCTGCGGCGCCAGCGGCCTGCTGGTGCTGCGGGCGGACTCCGCGTTCTACGGCGCCGACGTCATCAACGTCTGCCGGGCCCTGGGTGCCCGCTACTCCATCACCATGCGGATGAACGCCTCTGTCAAGGCCACCATCGCTCGCATCGACGAGGACGCCTGGACACCGATCAAATATCCCCAAGCGGTCTGGGACGATGAGGGCCAGTGCTGGATCTCCGACGCCGAGATAGCCGAGATCCTCTACACCGCTTTCACTTCCAAGCCGAAGAAACAGCAAGTTACCGCCCGACTGATCGTGCGCCGCGTCAAACGCCTGAGCGCCGGCACCGTCCCCGCCGGACAGGGCACGCTCTTCGATACCTGGCGCTACCACGCCGCGTTCACCGACTCCCCGCTCGCCGTGAGGGATGCCGAGCGTGATCACCGCCGGCACGC
This region includes:
- a CDS encoding TRADD-N-associated membrane domain-containing protein, coding for MATTTDDGNTPDDPDKKEPPRVLEPDLLNLAASLVDAENNPAAKASLRDVLSQLQQKARAEARERELAALRQQVVQSAGEVNNVFIGGYYRDAAPQPAPDKPSLAEQRQKFHFEFLNHSLKQAEWTFRLSVWFMTGGAAVILVGAVLALLHAGSPSHGYVPLVTSLTGALITVGGGALAVHARRARAHVTEQAQRIEDKIDADHQLETATTFINRVSDPDAKDRLNAAAAMKALNMQANQTMVNRLLPSDQPKEIEPGDTTE
- a CDS encoding helix-turn-helix domain-containing protein; its protein translation is MSTDYQQARAALGARLRELRFSCPGGRLTGQQLAERLGWPGSKVSKLENGKQTATPEDLRAWAAATEQPDVYPELAARLAGFESHIRSWRRALANGFKPLHESLTKEIERTSEMWVWEESVVAGLMQTPEYASHVIRRYAELLGSASDIEDAVRARVQRQEWLYRSGRKLHVLMWEAALRSLICPPSVLAAQLDRLTGVIGMDTVELGIIPFTASVKIVPANGFWVLDDRLVVAEDWHAELWLDDADNIALYSKVWKTLRESAVYGGDAHNVINAARRALNPR
- a CDS encoding helix-turn-helix transcriptional regulator, which produces MDPRTEIREFLSSRRARIAPEQAGLPAYGGNRRVKGLRREEVALLAGVSVDYYVRMERGSLAGASDGVLDALASALQLDEAERDHLFHLARQSRAPRSPRQRMPAVAVRSTLQQVLDAISDAPAWIGNGRYDVLAMNQLARALYSPVLADSRRPANTARFVYLKPEAARDFFVDYDQVAGAVAAKLRMEAGRNPHDEELIALVGELSTCSELFRQRWASQDVRLHRSGRKRMHHPAVGQLDLDVESLELPAEPGLYLNIYTAPAGTPTADNLALLASWAATQQTLATELEAHNG
- a CDS encoding SDR family oxidoreductase; this translates as MTDNQFTTHAELFDLSGKYALVTGGTKGIGMMIARGLLQAGARVVISSRNADTCAEAQQLLSEFGDVQAIPADLSRHDECQRLADLVMADSERLDILVNNAGAMRSEPLETFPDEAWDAVLDLNLKSPFWLVQALLPALRRAGTADDPARIINIGSIAAIHVAQAPTYSYASSKAALHQLTRVLARELGPQHVTVNAVAPGVFPSQMMGATLDAIGDKIAAAAPLRRLGRDDDMAGAAVFLASRAGSYLTGAIIPVDGGTATTATGTPPVMGH
- a CDS encoding IS1380 family transposase yields the protein MRSSHAAAAVSSAFDDPNLIAYGGLEPVVRLAERCGLPKLAGEHVRLPASKDGTGAFPAAKLMSLVGGMAAGADSIDDMDRLRHGAMGRLFTGVRAPSTLGSFLRSFTHGHVKQVHAVARRFLHELARHTPLLPGADQAAYVDIDDTIRRTHGYAKQGAGYGYSKVKGLNALLGVVSTPLSAPVIAATRLRKGPANSARGAAAFVAETIRTARACGASGLLVLRADSAFYGADVINVCRALGARYSITMRMNASVKATIARIDEDAWTPIKYPQAVWDDEGQCWISDAEIAEILYTAFTSKPKKQQVTARLIVRRVKRLSAGTVPAGQGTLFDTWRYHAAFTDSPLAVRDAERDHRRHAVVEQVIADVKNSGFAHAPSGHFQANAAWLALAALAHNLTRAVGALASAFHARATTATIRDRLINVPARLARSARRLTLHLPERWPWSEDFTQLFSTVHAPPAL